One Nyctibius grandis isolate bNycGra1 chromosome 17, bNycGra1.pri, whole genome shotgun sequence genomic window carries:
- the LOC137671476 gene encoding coiled-coil domain-containing protein 30-like, translating into MKKIWRCLRRRGAQDGPVASGSNGGHELQPEGRGELRLEGIGVIKNSGGEAGNIRAQIPMAGSDSSPSHLGAGSRQPSESINLQSEAEQWLRAPVMLNEDRIAMRETNERFSQWMSKGKKQAGRLGGEVEQLKKALRKKTWALAMAERELRQTQREAEEQHALHLEKDQERKDAIEKAKELQEQLAQLQMENLSLHQQLEDTQKKNAQAQTSLSDERFQQQEEKVQQLCGSAERELRYEREKNVDLQKQNLLLQQECTKQKLKDSQHQLLLAEACVSDKKLLEQGLKEAQENEARVQQELHEEQLKRKPLEQQLEELRQQLRHSRETEASLAKMHMELQAKTLHVLEDERKTDSSECQKENQKLSQQLSLLKEENKALYEEGVRLLNEKHLYVRKYSETQLRHKEKIRRAKEIFIHEVKQRDSRIKQLENELSKSKLQMEKGEMLIAQITAENEKLLQETRQLLQKVTDQEETLWSNRSMIATLQSRVKILDEENVRLHESKLQLSVHVPTLQCVPRSIRAPNMQVRL; encoded by the exons ATGAAGAAGATCTGGAGGTGTCTGCGGCGCAGGGGGGCGCAGGATGGGCCCGTGGCCTCCGGGAGCAACGGTGGCCATGAGCTCCAGCCAGAGGGCAGGGGTGAGCTGCGTCTAGAAGGCATCGGGGTGATCAAAAACTCTGGGGGAGAG GCAGGAAACATCAGAGCCCAAATACCAATGGCGGGGTCGGATTCATCCCCTTCCCACCTGGGCGCTGGCAGTCGTCAGCCATCGGAAAGCATCAACTTGCAGAGCGAAGCTGAGCAATGGCTTCGAGCGCCAGTAATGCTCAATGAGGACAGGATTGCAATGCGAGAAACCAACGAGCGCTTCTCTCAGTGGATGAGCAAAGGCAAAAAACAAGCTGgcaggctgggaggggaagTGGAGCAACTGAAAAAAGCCCTCAGGAAAAAGACATGGGCTTTAGCCATGGCAGAAAGAGAATTGCGTCAGACgcagagggaggcagaggagcagcatgCTCTACACCTCGAGAAAGatcaagagagaaaagatgCCATCGAGAAGGCAAAAGAGCTGCAGGAACAACTGGCCCAGCTCCAAATGGAAAACCTTTCACTCCACCAGCAGCTGGAAGACACGCAGAAGAAAAACGCCCAAGCACAAACG AGTCTGTCCGACGAGAGattccagcagcaggaggaaaaagtgCAGCAATTGTGCGGCTCGGCCGAGAGGGAGCTGAGATACGAAAGGGAGAAGAACGTCGacttacaaaagcaaaacctctTGCTCCAACAAGAATGCACCAAG CAAAAGCTGAAAGATTCACAACACCAGCTCCTGCTGGCAGAGGCCTGTGTTTCAGACAAGAAACTCCTGGAGCAGGGATTGAAGGAGGCCCAAGAAAATGAAGCTCGTGTGCAGCAAGAACTtcacgaggagcagctgaaaag GAAGCCGCTGGAGCAGCAGTTGGAGGAGCTGCGGCAGCAGCTCCGGCATTCGCGGGAGACAGAGGCATCGCTGGCCAAGATGCACATGGAGCTGCAGGCCAAAACTCTGCACGTCCTAGAAGATGAGAGGAAAACTGACTCGAGCGAG TGTCAGAAGGAGAACCAGAAGCTTTCACAGCAACTTTCACtgctgaaggaggaaaacaaagccCTTTACGAGGAAGGAGTCCGTCTCCTGAACGAGAAGCATCTGTATGTCAG GAAATATAGCGAAACGCAGCTCCGTCACAAAGAGAAGATCCGCAGAGCCAAGGAGATCTTTATCCACGAGGTGAAACAAAGGGACAGCAGAATTAAGCAGCTTGAAAATGAGCTGAGCAAGTCAAAGCTCCAAATGGAAAAG GGGGAGATGCTGATTGCACAGATCACTGCTGAGAATGAAAAATTACTCCAGGAAACAAGACAGCTCCTCCAGAAGGTAACTGACCAAGAGGAGACCCTTTGGAGCAACCGCTCTATGATTGCCACCCTGCAGAGCAG AGTGAAGATCCTGGACGAGGAGAACGTACGGCTGCATGAGAGCAAACTCCAGCTCTCCGTCCACGTGCCCACCTTGCAGTGTGTGCCAAGGAGCATCCGTGCTCCCAACATGCAGGTGAGACTCTGA